The Malus sylvestris chromosome 12, drMalSylv7.2, whole genome shotgun sequence genome contains a region encoding:
- the LOC126591975 gene encoding putative polyol transporter 1, whose translation MADRRAEENAVTGGPQNTSIEDFDPPMKPKTSKFAIACALLACTTSVLLGYDIGVMSGASLFIQKNLKISDVQVEVLTGTLNIYSLLGSAFAGRTSDWIGRKYTIVLAGVIFLVGALLMGFATNYAFLMVGRFVAGVGVGYGMMIAPVYTAEISPASFRGFLTSFPEVFVNVGILLGYIANYAFSKLPLHLGWRFMLGVGGVPAIFLTVGVLFMPESPRWLVMQGRLGDAKKVLQRTSESKEECQLRLDDIKEAAGIPPHLNDDIVQVTKSSHGEGVWKELILHPTPAVRHILIAAVGIHFFEQASGIDTVVLYSPRIFAKAGITSSNHKLLATVAVGFTKTVFILVATFFLDKFGRRPLLLTSVGGMVFSLMFLGVGLTIVDHHKGSVPWAIGLCMAMVYFNVAFFSIGLGPITWVYSSEIFPLKLRAQGVSIGVACNRVTSGVVSMTFISLYKAITIGGAFFLYAGISAAAWIFFYTMLPETQGRTLEDTEVLFGKYHRWRKANAMLKERKQVDGDDNNNAQVF comes from the exons ATGGCTGACCGGAGGGCGGAAGAGAATGCCGTCACCGGCGGACCGCAGAATACGAGCATTGAAGATTTTGATCCTCCAATGAAGCCGAAAACTAGCAAGTTCGCTATTGCCTGTGCTCTTTTGGCTTGCACAACTTCAGTCTTACTGGGTTATG ATATTGGTGTAATGAGTGGAGCGTCACTCTTTATCcaaaaaaatcttaaaatcaGTGACGTTCAAGTCGAAGTGCTTACCGGTACTCTAAACATCTACTCCCTCCTCGGCTCCGCATTTGCCGGCAGAACCTCCGATTGGATTGGCCGCAAGTACACCATTGTTCTTGCGGGAGTCATCTTCTTGGTCGGAGCTCTCCTCATGGGATTTGCCACCAACTACGCCTTCCTCATGGTTGGCCGGTTTGTTGCAGGAGTCGGTGTTGGCTATGGTATGATGATTGCTCCTGTCTACACTGCCGAGATCTCTCCGGCATCGTTCCGTGGCTTCCTCACATCTTTCCCAGAG GTGTTTGTCAATGTTGGCATATTACTGGGGTACATAGCCAACTATGCCTTCTCCAAGCTCCCGCTTCACTTGGGCTGGCGGTTCATGCTCGGAGTTGGTGGAGTTCCAGCTATTTTTCTCACAGTCGGCGTCCTATTCATGCCCGAGTCTCCTCGGTGGCTGGTTATGCAGGGGCGACTCGGCGACGCTAAGAAAGTCCTCCAAAGAACTTCAGAGTCCAAGGAGGAGTGCCAGCTCAGGCTAGACGATATCAAAGAAGCCGCAGGAATCCCACCCCACTTGAACGACGACATTGTTCAGGTCACAAAAAGCAGCCACGGTGAAGGCGTATGGAAAGAACTGATCCTCCATCCTACCCCAGCCGTTCGCCATATTTTAATCGCAGCCGTCGGTATCCACTTCTTCGAACAAGCGTCCGGTATAGACACTGTGGTTCTGTACAGCCCAAGGATCTTTGCTAAGGCAGGTATCACCTCCTCCAATCATAAGCTACTCGCCACCGTTGCCGTTGGATTCACCAAGACCGTTTTCATCTTGGTGGCCACATTTTTCCTCGACAAGTTCGGACGGCGTCCGTTGTTACTGACCAGCGTGGGCGGAATGGTCTTTTCCCTCATGTTTCTCGGAGTTGGCCTTACAATCGTCGACCATCACAAAGGTTCAGTCCCCTGGGCTATCGGATTGTGCATGGCCATGGTATATTTCAATGTGGCATTTTTCTCAATCGGGCTAGGGCCCATCACGTGGGTATATAGCTCTGAGATCTTCCCCTTGAAGCTACGCGCTCAAGGAGTCAGTATCGGTGTGGCTTGTAATAGGGTTACGAGTGGGGTCGTCTCTATGACATTTATTTCACTGTACAAGGCCATCACGATTGGCGGGGCCTTCTTTCTTTATGCGGGAATTTCTGCTGCCGCTTGGATTTTCTTTTATACGATGCTGCCGGAAACTCagggcagaaccctagaagatACGGAGGTCCTGTTTGGTAAATACCACAGGTGGAGAAAAGCCAATGCAATGCTCAAGGAGAGAAAGCAAGTTGATGGTGACGACAACAACAATGCCCAAGTTTTCtag